A window of Rhodospirillaceae bacterium contains these coding sequences:
- the plsY gene encoding acyl-phosphate glycerol 3-phosphate acyltransferase yields MAALLEISTNTFLITLAVGYLLGSIPFGLLLTRFTGRGDIQKIGSGNIGATNVLRSGSKLLAFLTLLLDGAKGALAIAIGQAIDPAAGVIGGGAAILGHLFPVWLRFHGGKGVSTTLGVLLMLSPMVGVLACAVWLLIAFLFRYSSLAALVAIGTAPISSFIFEDLQLAVFAIVAAAFVFLHHHENIYRLIRGIEPKIGAASHSDS; encoded by the coding sequence ATGGCGGCCTTGCTGGAAATTTCTACGAATACGTTTTTGATAACACTTGCAGTTGGTTACCTGCTTGGCTCAATCCCTTTTGGACTGTTGCTTACCCGTTTTACCGGCCGGGGTGATATCCAGAAAATCGGCTCCGGCAATATCGGCGCGACAAATGTCCTGCGCAGCGGATCGAAACTGCTGGCCTTTCTCACCCTTCTGCTTGATGGCGCAAAGGGGGCGCTGGCCATTGCCATCGGACAGGCCATCGACCCTGCAGCGGGCGTCATCGGCGGTGGCGCTGCTATTCTCGGCCATCTGTTTCCGGTCTGGCTCCGTTTCCATGGCGGCAAGGGCGTCTCAACAACCCTGGGCGTCCTCTTGATGCTTTCCCCAATGGTCGGGGTTCTCGCCTGTGCGGTCTGGCTGCTGATTGCCTTTCTTTTCCGTTATTCCTCGCTGGCGGCGCTTGTCGCCATTGGAACCGCGCCGATTTCCAGCTTCATTTTCGAAGACCTGCAATTAGCCGTCTTTGCAATTGTGGCCGCCGCTTTCGTCTTTCTGCACCACCATGAAAACATCTATCGGCTGATCCGTGGCATCGAACCGAAAATCGGTGCCGCTTCACATTCGGATTCGTAA
- a CDS encoding Asp-tRNA(Asn)/Glu-tRNA(Gln) amidotransferase GatCAB subunit A translates to MAELTRLTLAEARDGLRKKDFSAKELTEAHLGAMAATRGLNAFITETPELALAAAEAADIRLAKGSTCALEGVPLAVKDLFCTEGVLTTAASHILDGFVPPYESTVTKNLWEAGAVLLGKTNLDEFAMGSSNTTSYAGPVENPWHRQGDDRPLVPGGSSGGSAAAVAAGLCLGAIGTDTGGSIRQPAAFCGIVGMKPTYGRCSRWGVVAFASSLDQAGPMTRSVRDAAILLGAMAGFDAKDSTSAELPVPDYEAALEVGVRGLKIGIPKEYELEGTSREIVELWEKGKAWLKDAGAEIVDVSLPHTKYALPAYYIVAPAEASSNLARYDGVRYGLRVEGKDLDDMYKKTRAAGFGQEARRRILIGTYVLSAGYYDAHYLKAQKVRTLIARDFNAAFEKVDVLLTPTTPTPAFPIGEKEDDPVAMYQNDIFTVPASMAGLPGISVPAGLDSDGLPQGLQLIGRAFDEATLLRTAAVLEAAAPAFAPPPRRAS, encoded by the coding sequence ATGGCGGAATTAACCCGGCTTACCCTTGCTGAGGCCCGCGATGGCCTGAGAAAAAAAGATTTCAGCGCCAAGGAGCTGACCGAGGCCCATCTTGGGGCGATGGCGGCGACGCGCGGGTTGAATGCCTTTATCACGGAAACGCCGGAACTGGCCCTGGCGGCGGCCGAGGCGGCGGACATACGTCTGGCGAAGGGCTCGACATGCGCCCTGGAAGGCGTGCCGTTGGCGGTGAAAGATCTTTTTTGTACGGAAGGTGTCTTGACGACGGCCGCGTCGCATATCCTTGACGGCTTTGTGCCGCCTTATGAATCGACCGTGACCAAAAATCTGTGGGAGGCCGGTGCCGTCCTGTTGGGAAAAACAAATCTCGATGAATTCGCAATGGGTTCCTCGAACACAACGAGCTATGCCGGTCCGGTTGAAAACCCCTGGCATCGGCAAGGGGACGACCGCCCGCTTGTTCCCGGCGGGTCGTCGGGCGGTTCCGCCGCTGCCGTCGCCGCCGGGCTTTGCCTGGGCGCGATCGGTACGGACACGGGCGGCTCTATCCGTCAGCCAGCTGCCTTCTGCGGCATTGTCGGGATGAAGCCGACCTATGGGCGTTGCTCGCGTTGGGGGGTTGTCGCCTTTGCGTCCTCGTTGGACCAGGCGGGGCCGATGACTCGCAGCGTTCGCGATGCGGCCATTCTGCTGGGGGCGATGGCGGGTTTTGACGCCAAGGATTCGACCTCTGCCGAACTTCCGGTTCCGGATTATGAGGCGGCGTTGGAGGTGGGTGTGCGCGGCCTTAAAATCGGCATTCCGAAGGAATATGAGCTGGAAGGTACGTCCCGGGAAATTGTCGAGCTTTGGGAAAAGGGCAAGGCGTGGCTGAAGGATGCCGGCGCCGAGATTGTCGATGTCAGCCTGCCGCATACGAAATACGCGCTTCCTGCTTATTACATCGTCGCCCCGGCGGAAGCGTCGTCGAACCTTGCGCGCTATGACGGCGTTCGCTATGGCCTGCGGGTTGAAGGCAAAGACCTTGACGACATGTATAAAAAGACACGCGCCGCAGGCTTTGGTCAGGAAGCGCGGCGTCGCATTCTAATTGGCACCTATGTGCTTTCGGCGGGCTATTACGACGCCCATTATCTAAAGGCGCAGAAAGTGCGCACGCTTATCGCACGTGATTTCAACGCCGCCTTTGAAAAAGTGGACGTTCTTTTGACGCCGACGACGCCGACGCCGGCCTTTCCGATTGGGGAAAAAGAAGACGACCCGGTTGCGATGTACCAAAACGATATCTTTACCGTACCGGCAAGCATGGCCGGCCTTCCCGGAATTTCGGTGCCAGCCGGGCTGGACTCGGACGGGCTGCCCCAGGGGCTGCAATTGATTGGCCGGGCCTTTGACGAGGCCACGCTTCTGCGTACAGCGGCGGTGCTGGAAGCGGCGGCGCCGGCCTTTGCCCCACCACCCCGGAGGGCATCATGA
- a CDS encoding Holliday junction resolvase RuvX — MAVCNPAELQQSMASGTRLIGLDVGKKTIGMAFSDPLFGIATPFETLRRTKFRPDMEKLKVIFRDHEIGGIVVGLPINMDGTEGPRCQSMRAFAENLLGKIDLPLAFWDERLSTAAVTRTLLDADLSRKRRGEVVDKLAAAYILQGLLDFLSMSNESNAT; from the coding sequence ATGGCGGTCTGCAACCCTGCGGAACTTCAACAATCCATGGCTTCGGGCACGCGCCTGATCGGCCTTGACGTCGGAAAAAAAACGATTGGAATGGCGTTTTCCGACCCCTTGTTTGGAATCGCCACCCCTTTCGAGACGCTGCGGCGGACAAAATTTCGTCCCGACATGGAAAAACTAAAAGTGATTTTCCGCGATCACGAAATCGGCGGCATCGTTGTCGGCCTGCCTATAAATATGGATGGCACGGAAGGCCCGCGCTGCCAATCAATGCGCGCATTTGCGGAAAACCTGCTCGGTAAAATCGACCTTCCGCTCGCTTTTTGGGACGAACGCCTGTCAACCGCCGCCGTGACGCGCACCCTTCTTGATGCCGATCTTTCCCGCAAACGCCGTGGCGAAGTTGTCGATAAACTGGCCGCTGCTTATATTCTACAAGGACTGCTTGATTTTCTTTCCATGTCGAACGAAAGCAACGCCACATGA
- a CDS encoding dihydroorotase (Catalyzes the reversible hydrolysis of the amide bond within dihydroorotate. This metabolic intermediate is required for the biosynthesis of pyrimidine nucleotides) — protein MTADGKRTAADGKRTAANGKRTAYVNARLLDPASGRDCLGALLTEGTQILDLGPDLFADGVPEGIEQVDCNGHCLAPGLVDARVQLREPGCEHEETIATASLAAAAGGVTTMLCLPNTQPVIDDVALVELVKRRAQEANLVNIYPYAAITKGLAGEQIAEMGLLAEAGAIAFTDGTVAVRNPMTFRRALSYARSFDLLLVQHPEDPDLAKEGAMNEGELATRLGLPGIPTVAETILVERDLSLLANTGGRLHIAHLSTADAVAAVRRAKARGLAVTCETAPPYFALNETAVGDYRTFSKISPPLRSEDDRLAILDGLRDGTIDAIASDHAPHDQDSKRRPFVQAENGIVGLETLLPLTLELFHNGTLPLLRALEALTCAPARIFRLNAGILAKGAPADLVLFDLEKPGKIDVESFQSKSKNSPFDGRPIQGAVLQTVAAGRTVFVRKN, from the coding sequence ATGACGGCAGACGGCAAGCGGACAGCCGCAGACGGCAAGCGGACAGCCGCAAACGGCAAGCGGACAGCCTATGTCAACGCCCGCCTGCTGGACCCGGCGAGCGGACGCGATTGCCTGGGCGCGCTGTTGACGGAGGGGACGCAGATCCTCGACCTCGGCCCGGACCTTTTCGCAGACGGCGTACCGGAAGGCATCGAACAGGTGGACTGCAACGGACATTGTCTTGCACCCGGCCTGGTCGACGCTCGCGTTCAGCTTCGCGAACCCGGCTGCGAACATGAAGAAACGATCGCCACTGCCAGCCTGGCCGCAGCCGCTGGCGGCGTAACAACAATGTTGTGCCTGCCAAACACCCAGCCCGTCATCGACGACGTCGCCCTCGTCGAACTGGTGAAACGCCGCGCCCAGGAAGCAAACCTCGTCAACATCTACCCTTACGCGGCCATTACGAAGGGGCTTGCCGGCGAGCAGATTGCGGAAATGGGATTGCTGGCCGAAGCCGGCGCAATCGCATTTACCGACGGCACCGTCGCCGTTCGCAACCCCATGACGTTCCGGCGCGCGCTCAGCTACGCGCGCAGCTTTGATCTTCTTCTTGTTCAGCACCCCGAAGATCCGGACCTGGCAAAAGAAGGCGCGATGAATGAAGGGGAATTGGCCACCCGCCTCGGCCTTCCAGGCATTCCCACCGTCGCCGAGACAATCCTTGTGGAGCGCGACCTTTCCCTGTTGGCCAATACCGGCGGACGCCTCCACATCGCACATCTTTCGACGGCGGACGCCGTCGCCGCTGTGCGCCGGGCAAAGGCCCGGGGCCTTGCCGTCACATGCGAAACCGCGCCCCCCTATTTTGCGTTAAACGAAACCGCCGTCGGCGATTACCGAACCTTTTCCAAGATTTCTCCACCACTTCGCAGCGAAGACGACCGGCTGGCGATCCTTGACGGCTTGCGCGACGGCACGATCGATGCCATCGCAAGCGACCACGCGCCCCACGATCAGGACAGCAAACGCCGGCCCTTCGTTCAGGCAGAGAACGGCATCGTCGGCCTTGAAACGCTGCTGCCATTGACTCTGGAACTTTTTCACAATGGCACCCTGCCGCTACTGCGTGCCCTGGAGGCACTCACTTGCGCCCCGGCACGCATTTTCCGTCTGAACGCCGGCATCCTTGCCAAGGGCGCGCCCGCCGACCTCGTCCTCTTCGATCTGGAAAAGCCCGGCAAGATCGACGTCGAAAGTTTCCAGAGCAAGTCCAAAAATTCGCCTTTCGACGGGCGCCCCATACAGGGCGCCGTGCTTCAAACGGTCGCCGCCGGACGAACCGTCTTCGTTCGCAAAAATTAG
- a CDS encoding Asp-tRNA(Asn)/Glu-tRNA(Gln) amidotransferase GatCAB subunit C — MSLDKATVANIASLAHIHVGEDELSALATELSKILDFVEQLKEVDTENVDPMTSVAAMALRRRADVVTDGDLQAKVLANAPRHSANFFNVPKVIE; from the coding sequence ATGTCGCTGGACAAGGCTACCGTGGCAAACATTGCCTCGCTTGCGCATATTCATGTGGGCGAAGACGAATTGTCGGCGTTGGCCACCGAGCTTTCTAAAATCCTCGATTTTGTCGAACAGCTCAAGGAAGTTGATACGGAAAATGTTGATCCGATGACATCCGTTGCCGCAATGGCGCTTCGCCGTCGGGCAGACGTGGTGACAGACGGCGATTTGCAGGCCAAGGTTCTGGCAAACGCACCCCGGCACAGTGCGAATTTTTTCAACGTTCCAAAGGTTATCGAATAG
- a CDS encoding CoA transferase, with translation MTGPLENIRVIDFTRVLAGPFCTQLLGDLGADIIKIERPNIGDDTRKWGPPYLEDAQGNETNESAYYLSANRNKRSITIDLARPEGQALAKRLIAKGDIVVENFKVGTLKKYGLAYDQIKASAPALVYCSITGFGQTGPYAPRAGYDYLAQAMGGLMSITGEPTSAPVKVGIGIADIMAGMYAANAILAALHRRDVTGEGQYIDIGLLDSQVAWLTYEGQNYLSGGKVPKRLGNAHPNIVPYQTFEAADGYFVLAVGNDRQFHKFCNVAGCPQLASDPRFTTNTQRIANRKELAALLSDILIQKPIKYWTEALEKQGVPSGPVNNIREVFEDPQIRHRDMKIQMPSPTQDGKQIDMIGNPIKLSQTPVSYRHSPPVLGQHTDEVLGELLEMSALELKDLREKDII, from the coding sequence ATGACGGGCCCCCTTGAAAACATCCGTGTCATCGATTTTACGCGCGTCCTTGCCGGCCCCTTTTGCACGCAGCTACTCGGCGATCTGGGCGCCGATATTATCAAGATCGAACGACCCAACATCGGCGACGACACGCGCAAATGGGGGCCGCCTTACCTGGAAGACGCGCAAGGGAACGAAACGAACGAAAGCGCCTATTATCTGAGTGCCAACCGGAACAAACGCTCGATCACGATTGACCTGGCACGCCCCGAAGGCCAGGCGCTTGCAAAACGGCTGATCGCAAAAGGCGACATTGTGGTCGAGAATTTCAAGGTCGGAACGTTGAAAAAATACGGCCTTGCCTATGACCAGATAAAGGCCTCCGCGCCGGCCCTCGTCTATTGCTCTATCACCGGCTTTGGCCAGACAGGGCCTTACGCCCCCCGGGCGGGCTATGATTACCTTGCCCAGGCAATGGGCGGCCTGATGAGCATCACCGGCGAACCGACCAGTGCGCCCGTCAAAGTTGGCATCGGCATCGCCGACATTATGGCCGGCATGTACGCAGCAAACGCCATTCTTGCCGCCCTTCATCGCCGCGACGTAACGGGCGAAGGCCAATATATCGACATCGGGCTTCTGGATTCACAGGTCGCCTGGCTGACTTACGAGGGACAAAATTATCTAAGCGGCGGCAAGGTGCCCAAGCGGCTTGGCAACGCACATCCCAACATTGTGCCCTATCAGACCTTCGAAGCGGCGGATGGCTATTTCGTGCTTGCCGTTGGCAACGATCGCCAGTTTCACAAATTCTGCAACGTCGCAGGTTGCCCACAGCTTGCCAGCGACCCACGTTTTACGACAAACACGCAACGGATCGCCAACCGAAAAGAGCTCGCGGCACTTCTAAGCGACATTCTTATTCAGAAGCCGATCAAATACTGGACAGAGGCCCTGGAAAAACAGGGCGTCCCCTCCGGCCCGGTCAACAACATCCGGGAAGTGTTCGAAGATCCCCAGATCCGCCACCGCGACATGAAGATCCAGATGCCAAGCCCCACCCAGGATGGCAAGCAGATCGACATGATCGGCAACCCGATCAAGCTGTCGCAAACGCCCGTTTCTTACCGGCACAGCCCGCCGGTTCTGGGCCAACACACCGACGAAGTTCTTGGTGAACTCCTTGAAATGTCGGCCTTGGAACTGAAGGATTTGCGGGAAAAAGATATCATCTAA
- the dprA gene encoding DNA-protecting protein DprA, with product MQAQQKSLSDTARLDWLRLIRSENIGPITFFKLLEAYGTAAAALEAVPKLALHGGRRKPIAICPKAAAQREMDAHEKLGMRLVAFGEPDYPPNLAQIYDPPPVLSLRGHPHLFEKPAVAIVGARNASANGRRFAEKMAAELGKKGFLIVSGLARGIDTAAHAGGLAMGTAAVQAGGVDIIYPQENTKLYERIAEEGVLLSEQPLGTPPQARHFPRRNRLVSGLSLGVLVIEAALKSGSLITARMALEQGREVFAVPGSPLDPRAHGVNHLIREGAVLTENAEDVIAALEGRLRRPLEERKPQPLRAPAASPPDELEIAQSREEVLEMLGPSPVMVDEILRQCQMSLPILSTVLLELELAGRLERHPGNQVSLLSL from the coding sequence ATGCAAGCACAACAAAAAAGCCTCTCCGACACCGCGCGTCTCGACTGGCTGCGACTTATTCGAAGCGAAAACATTGGCCCAATCACCTTTTTTAAACTGCTTGAGGCCTATGGCACGGCAGCGGCGGCGCTGGAAGCGGTGCCAAAGCTTGCCCTCCATGGCGGACGGCGCAAGCCAATCGCCATTTGCCCAAAGGCGGCGGCGCAACGCGAGATGGACGCCCATGAAAAGCTGGGAATGCGCCTCGTTGCCTTTGGCGAACCGGACTATCCGCCCAATCTCGCACAGATTTATGATCCGCCACCGGTCCTAAGCCTTCGCGGGCATCCGCATCTTTTCGAAAAACCCGCCGTAGCAATCGTCGGCGCACGGAACGCGTCGGCGAATGGGCGGCGATTTGCAGAAAAGATGGCGGCGGAACTTGGGAAAAAGGGCTTTCTGATCGTCTCGGGCCTTGCACGCGGCATCGATACCGCCGCCCATGCAGGTGGCCTTGCCATGGGAACCGCCGCCGTACAGGCAGGCGGCGTTGATATCATCTACCCCCAGGAAAACACGAAGCTTTACGAGCGCATCGCCGAAGAAGGCGTCCTGCTTTCCGAACAACCCCTCGGCACGCCCCCCCAGGCCCGACATTTCCCAAGGCGAAACCGTCTGGTTTCCGGCCTTTCGCTTGGGGTTCTCGTCATCGAAGCGGCGCTCAAATCCGGTTCCCTGATTACGGCGCGGATGGCCTTGGAGCAGGGCCGCGAGGTTTTTGCGGTGCCGGGCTCGCCGCTGGACCCGCGCGCCCATGGCGTCAACCATCTCATCCGCGAAGGTGCCGTGCTCACGGAAAATGCCGAAGACGTCATCGCGGCCCTTGAAGGCCGCCTTCGCAGGCCCCTGGAAGAGCGGAAACCCCAGCCTCTCCGGGCCCCCGCCGCATCACCACCAGACGAGCTTGAAATCGCCCAATCCCGCGAAGAAGTGCTGGAAATGCTTGGGCCCTCACCAGTAATGGTTGACGAAATCCTTCGGCAATGCCAAATGTCTCTCCCCATTCTATCGACGGTTCTTCTCGAACTAGAGCTTGCAGGCCGCCTCGAACGTCATCCCGGAAATCAGGTGTCATTGCTCTCTCTATAG
- a CDS encoding DNA topoisomerase I: MRLVVVESPAKAKTINKYLGADYQVIASYGHVRDLINKAGSVLPGEDFAMRWAVDDKSEKRIADIVKAAKNVDHLYLATDPDREGEAIAWHILEVLKERNALKKTTVHRVAFHEITKSAVLEAMQHPRELDHKLVDSYLARRALDYLVGFTLSPVLWRKLPGSRSAGRVQSVALRLICEREAEIEIFKPREYWTIEATFETAAGEKLSAKLTQLSGNKLEKFSLQTEAEAKAALERLQPYDFAVANIGRKRVHRHPPPPFTTSTLQQEASRKLGFTTRHTMSVAQRLYEGVNIAGETVGLITYMRTDSVQIGKEALAASRDAIASDYGQSYLPSAPRVHKSKAKNAQEAHEAIRPTAFRQRPESVAKFLDSDQAKLYGLIWKRTMASQMESALFDQVAIDIATPDEKDVFRATGSVVAFDGFLKLYQEGRDEPGEEEDGVRLPKVELKDPLPKKTILPEQHFTQPPPRYSEASLVKRLEELGIGRPSTYASIISVLQDRDYVLLDKKRFVPEDRGRLVTTFLESFFERYVQYNFTADLEDQLDSVSSGQTNWKQLLHDFWTHFEKAIAETKNLTITNVLDALDEALGPHFFPETDTGTNPRRCPSCGDGRLGLKLGKFGAFVGCSGYPECAYTRQLADVVQGKDAVILDGPLELGKDPKSGDSVTLRKGPYGLYLQLGEAREKGDKPKRVSLPPDRSPADIDLEFALKLLYLPREIGKHPETGEPILAGLGRYGPYLQHEKKYRSLPSVEDVLTIGLNRAVDLLATAPARQQAAAALRTLGDHPEDAKPVTVHKGRYGPYVKHGKINATIPKDHNLETLTLEQALPLLAARAERMKKKGPAKKKTAKKKAAKKKTAKKKTAKKKAAKKKTPSNTPASST, encoded by the coding sequence ATGAGACTTGTTGTCGTTGAATCGCCCGCCAAGGCGAAGACCATTAACAAATATCTCGGCGCGGACTATCAGGTCATCGCCAGCTATGGCCATGTGCGCGATCTGATCAACAAGGCAGGCTCGGTCCTCCCCGGGGAAGACTTCGCCATGCGCTGGGCCGTCGATGACAAATCCGAAAAACGCATCGCCGATATCGTCAAGGCCGCCAAGAACGTCGATCACCTGTATCTTGCAACGGATCCGGATCGCGAAGGCGAGGCCATCGCGTGGCACATCCTGGAAGTTCTCAAAGAACGCAACGCCCTTAAAAAAACCACGGTGCATCGCGTCGCCTTTCACGAAATCACGAAATCGGCCGTGCTGGAAGCGATGCAGCACCCGCGCGAACTGGACCACAAACTCGTCGATTCCTACCTGGCCCGGCGCGCGCTCGATTACCTGGTCGGCTTTACGCTATCCCCGGTGCTTTGGCGAAAGCTGCCCGGAAGCCGTTCGGCGGGCCGCGTGCAATCCGTGGCGCTGCGTTTAATCTGCGAGCGGGAAGCGGAAATCGAAATCTTCAAGCCCCGGGAATACTGGACGATCGAAGCCACGTTCGAAACGGCGGCAGGTGAAAAACTGTCGGCGAAACTGACGCAGCTAAGCGGCAACAAGCTCGAAAAATTTAGTCTCCAGACGGAAGCCGAAGCAAAGGCGGCTCTGGAACGCCTGCAACCGTACGATTTCGCTGTCGCGAACATCGGGCGCAAGCGGGTCCACCGGCACCCCCCGCCCCCCTTCACGACATCGACGTTGCAACAGGAAGCTTCCCGCAAGCTCGGCTTTACCACCCGGCATACGATGAGCGTCGCGCAGCGGCTTTATGAAGGCGTGAACATCGCCGGCGAGACGGTCGGTCTAATCACCTATATGCGTACCGACAGCGTCCAGATCGGAAAAGAAGCCCTCGCCGCCAGCCGTGACGCCATCGCCAGCGACTATGGCCAAAGCTATCTGCCAAGCGCCCCACGCGTCCACAAAAGCAAAGCGAAGAACGCGCAAGAGGCCCATGAAGCAATCCGACCGACGGCCTTCCGGCAACGGCCTGAAAGCGTTGCAAAATTTCTCGATTCGGATCAGGCAAAACTCTACGGACTTATCTGGAAGCGCACGATGGCCAGCCAAATGGAAAGCGCGCTGTTTGACCAGGTGGCCATCGACATTGCGACCCCCGATGAAAAGGATGTCTTTCGTGCCACCGGCTCCGTCGTCGCCTTCGATGGGTTCCTGAAGCTTTACCAGGAAGGCCGCGACGAACCGGGTGAGGAAGAAGACGGCGTCCGTCTTCCAAAGGTGGAACTGAAAGACCCACTCCCGAAAAAGACCATCCTGCCGGAGCAGCATTTTACCCAACCGCCGCCGCGCTATTCAGAAGCCAGCCTCGTCAAACGGCTTGAAGAACTGGGCATTGGCCGACCCTCGACTTACGCGTCGATTATTTCGGTCCTTCAGGACCGCGATTACGTCCTCCTCGACAAGAAGCGGTTTGTTCCCGAAGATCGCGGCAGATTGGTGACTACGTTTCTCGAAAGTTTTTTCGAACGCTACGTTCAATATAACTTCACAGCCGACCTCGAGGATCAGCTCGACAGCGTTTCCAGCGGTCAAACCAATTGGAAACAGCTCCTGCATGATTTCTGGACACATTTCGAAAAAGCCATTGCCGAGACGAAGAACCTGACAATCACCAATGTCCTCGACGCGCTGGACGAAGCGCTTGGTCCCCATTTTTTCCCGGAAACCGACACCGGCACGAATCCGCGCCGCTGCCCATCCTGCGGCGATGGGCGGCTCGGCTTGAAGCTTGGAAAATTCGGTGCCTTCGTTGGCTGTTCGGGCTATCCGGAATGTGCCTATACGCGCCAGCTTGCCGATGTCGTGCAAGGCAAGGACGCGGTCATATTGGATGGCCCGCTTGAATTGGGCAAAGACCCGAAATCCGGCGACAGCGTCACCCTGCGCAAGGGGCCCTACGGGCTTTACCTGCAATTGGGGGAAGCCCGGGAAAAGGGCGACAAACCGAAACGGGTTTCCCTGCCACCGGACCGTTCCCCCGCCGACATCGACCTCGAATTCGCGCTTAAATTGCTGTATCTGCCCCGGGAAATCGGCAAGCACCCGGAAACCGGCGAACCGATTCTGGCCGGGCTCGGGCGCTATGGCCCCTATCTCCAGCATGAAAAGAAATACCGCTCCCTGCCAAGCGTCGAGGACGTGCTGACAATCGGCCTGAACCGGGCCGTCGATTTGCTGGCAACGGCGCCTGCCCGACAACAGGCGGCAGCGGCGCTGCGCACCCTTGGCGACCACCCGGAAGATGCCAAGCCGGTCACCGTCCACAAGGGACGCTACGGGCCTTATGTAAAACATGGCAAAATAAATGCCACCATTCCAAAGGACCACAATCTCGAAACGCTGACCCTGGAACAAGCCTTGCCGCTGCTGGCGGCGCGTGCGGAACGCATGAAGAAAAAAGGCCCGGCGAAGAAAAAAACCGCAAAAAAGAAAGCCGCGAAGAAAAAAACCGCGAAGAAAAAAACCGCAAAAAAGAAAGCCGCGAAGAAAAAAACGCCAAGCAACACCCCGGCCTCTTCCACCTGA
- the pyrB gene encoding aspartate carbamoyltransferase catalytic subunit (catalyzes the transfer of the carbamoyl moiety from carbamoyl phosphate to L- aspartate in pyrimidine biosynthesis), with product MAKFPANTPFPHPHLLGIEGLLADDISRLLDLSESYVEQNRQANKKRSLLQGRTVINLFFENSTRTRTSFELACKRLGADAINMSVATSAVKKGETLLDTAMTLNAMHPDVLVVRHPHSGAVKLLSEKVTCAVINAGDGSHEHPTQALLDALTIRRRKKRLQGLRVAICGDILHSRVARSNIHLLNTMGANVRVVAPETLLPTGIERMGVERFHDMAQGLEGCDIVMMLRLQRERMNGSFIPSTREYFHFFGLDAAKLANAKPDALILHPGPMNRGVEIDSEVADDIGRSAIHEQVEMGVAVRMACLDMLVGTTENDRKAAS from the coding sequence ATGGCAAAGTTTCCCGCCAATACCCCCTTTCCCCACCCACACCTTCTGGGCATAGAAGGTCTTTTGGCGGACGATATTTCCCGCCTCCTCGACCTTTCCGAATCCTACGTCGAACAGAACCGTCAGGCGAACAAGAAGCGCTCTCTTTTGCAAGGGCGCACGGTCATCAATCTGTTCTTTGAAAACTCGACCCGCACACGCACGTCTTTCGAACTGGCCTGCAAACGCCTGGGCGCGGATGCCATCAACATGTCCGTCGCAACAAGCGCGGTCAAAAAAGGCGAAACGCTCCTTGATACCGCCATGACGCTAAATGCGATGCACCCGGACGTTCTGGTTGTGCGCCATCCCCATAGCGGCGCCGTGAAACTGCTTTCCGAGAAAGTCACCTGCGCGGTCATCAATGCCGGCGATGGCAGTCACGAACACCCGACCCAGGCTCTTCTCGACGCCTTGACCATCCGGCGACGCAAAAAACGCCTTCAGGGGCTTCGCGTTGCCATCTGCGGCGACATCCTGCACAGCCGGGTGGCGCGATCGAACATCCACCTGTTGAACACGATGGGCGCAAATGTGCGCGTCGTCGCCCCGGAGACCCTGCTGCCAACCGGCATCGAACGCATGGGCGTCGAACGCTTCCATGACATGGCCCAAGGCCTTGAAGGTTGCGACATCGTTATGATGCTGCGCCTGCAACGCGAACGGATGAACGGAAGTTTCATCCCTTCCACCAGGGAATATTTCCATTTCTTCGGTCTTGATGCCGCAAAGCTTGCCAACGCCAAACCGGATGCCTTGATCCTGCATCCGGGGCCGATGAACCGGGGCGTTGAAATCGACAGCGAAGTTGCCGACGACATCGGACGCAGTGCCATTCACGAACAGGTGGAAATGGGCGTCGCCGTGCGCATGGCCTGTCTCGATATGCTTGTCGGCACGACCGAAAATGACAGAAAGGCCGCGTCATGA